CCTTACCACCCTGGGGAATAAAGTgagatattaaataaaaaagtaaagctAGAAACCGAAGAACATTGTGATAATCCAAATCGGCTGTCATTAATCCGAATTGAAGATTCCTCGACCTCCGATGGCGAGTAATAATCGAATTTTCAGGATTCCTAATTGCGGTATTAATCCTTATTCAGAGGAGTTTCTGTGATTCTTCTGAAATTTATTGACGCTGgaaatctatatatttttccattactTATTTGTGATATTCTGTCATAGTTGTGTCATTTGGTAGGGAACTTTCGTCAAGTGTCTTCAATTATCTGCGATTGATATAGATTATGACTTGAGTATCGAGGAAACTAGcgaatttacaataaatttcaataaaattcagaGCCTATGTgaaaaactataaataaatcaaacgaTTTCATCCCTTTGATACACATGGAACGGGTATTTTACTTATCTATTTGTGCAATAATTGCGAAGCTTTtatcagaaataaaaacaaaaaagttatGCGATACTAACGAAGTTGAAGGACAATCCAATTGGAtaggaaatttctttttttttctccagttAGACTAGTTGAACATCAAAACGAGCTTTTCTACTATTAGTTTTCGTTCGAATAAAAGAGTAATTAAACCCAGTAACATTCAATTAATCTTTTTGCTACAAACATGTTTAATAAAAGTTagcaaaaatatgaatttatcTGCTATCAAGTTTGTCAAAGTTCAAAGATAAGAAGAGTTCCAGATTCACGGTATCTGCTTTATTTGGTACAATGTTTGTGCAGTACACGGAAATCCATCCGTCCCAATTCAAATTCGTGACGTCAGCCATCCCAGAAGGAGTGAAAAGCTTTGTCGACGAGGTGACCGGAATTTTTACGCACAACCTTCAGAGCTTTTGCGACAGTGAATACTTGGCTAAGAATGGCACCTCGATCGCAGTCACTCTCAGTGTCAATTCTTCGGACCTCACTCTTGATTGGCTCACCCTTGAATCGTACTCCTTGGATTTGCGCTTCGACGATTCAggtatgtgaaaaatttcaatgctcGAATAAATCTCGAAATGTTTTGTTCACTCAAAAGTCGAGGATCGAGATACGTTATAATACGAAGAAGGAAATCAGAAAAAGATGGGGAAGGCACAACCGAAAAGGCGTACATCAATTCCATTATACTAAAATCCACCTCTTGATAGTCaaatgattgaatatttttttttctgttttttattgataaaaGAATTACTGGTAAAAAtggagtgttttttttttttttgattcaatcCGTTCGAAAATCTTGAATAAAATGGTATAAAACTTCTCAAGGTCGACTCACCGACTTACGAATgatatcaattaattttaattaggCAGCAAAGGCGAGGCCAGACTGACGGCTCAAACTGTATATGGTCTTAGACACGGGTTAGAAACATTGCTACAGCTAACAGCGCCAGTTATAATGCAGGGAGGCATCCGAGGCCTGGTTATCATCACCTCGGCGAACATAAAAGATGCCCCAGAGTTCGTGCACAGAGGACTAACGCTGGATACTTCCCGGAACTTTGTGACGGTTCCGGACATCCTCAGAACTATCGACGGTCTTTCATCCTGTAAAATGAACGTTTTACACTGGCACGTGACCGACTCCCAGAGCTTTCCTATCGAGATAAAACGCGTTCCTGCCATGACGCAGTGAGCCCATTTGAATTTTCAGCTACTAAGATTCTTTGAGATGCGCCATTCGATCAGTTTGGTTGTAAAGTGATAAGATCGAGAGGGAACTTGATTGTTGtcctgttaaaaatttttgggagCATGATTCCAGGACAGGACGTTTGAATcaaaaggatgaaaaatttgctaTCACTttgtgaaactttgaaaacgaTTTCCACTAAATTCATCACAAGCAATCGTCTAGATTTTGATCCGACAGAGTTGGAATCACAATTCAGAATACTCGAAATCTctcggaaatattttttcaaacgattgcagaaaaaaaaaatcacatcatAAATGAAACAGACTCGTTTTTCTGGTTTCTTTTTAGTTGACAATATCAGGTGAGAGTGATTGTATTAAATGCTAGTTACCTCCATCATGAAACAAAAACGAGTCATCCGTCATAATTATACTAGAAGTTATTTGAAATTCCTGTGAACGGCTACTTATTGAATAGTCACCCAACGATCCTCAACTGAAGCTTGGTGGTGTTATCATGATAAAATAATAGGAGCCAAGTAAACTGAGACTAACTGATCAATCCCAGTTTTCACAAAGGCttaaaatcaaatgaaagtgtcattcaaatccaaaattcaaaattaccgATAGATAATAGTGTTGTTGAACTTGACTTCATGAGTACAGTTTTTTCCACACTGACTTCCAGATACGGTGCCTACAGTCAGGCAAAAATCTACTCAACCGAGGACGTGAAGTTGATATTGAAGTACGGGAAGGCAAGAGGCGTCAGGGTGATCCCGGAGCTTGACATGCCAGCACACAGTGGAGCGGGATGGGAATGGGGTGAAGAAGCTGGCCTCGGTCGACTGGGAGTTTGCATAGGCTCACAGCCTTGGCAAGAGTTCTGCATTCAGCCACCCTGTGGCCAACTCAACCCTACAAACGCTAACCTCTACAATGTCCTTCGAGAAATTTATAAGGACATTATAGACCTTTGGGGCCCCAGTGAGATCTTCCACATGGGAGGAGACGAGGTGCACTCTCTGCCTCATCGTCATTGCATATCGAGACTATGGCAGTAGGTTGCCTCAGAATTGACACCTTCTTTCTGATTGTACACAGGTTTTCATACCCTGCTGGAACTCGACGAAAGAAATCACAGACGCGATGTTGAGCCGAGGCTTAGGCCAAGAAGTCGACGACTTTCTGCAGCTTTGGTCCGAATTCCAAGCGTCCTTACTTAACGTCGTCAATGAGGAGAGAGGCAAGGCAGGTGGTAGAAACGTAAGCACGATTCTTTGGTCCTCGTACCTCACCAGTCCAGAAGTGATCGAAAAGTATTTGGACAAGAACCGATATGTTATTCAAACCTGGGTCGAATCTTCGTCTCCGATACCCCGCCAGCTCCTTAATCTTGGATACCAGATCATCGTCAGCACAAAGAACACTTGGTACCTTGACCACGGCTTTTGGGGTAATACCAAATACCACACATGGAGGGACGTATACAAGAATCGTATACCCAAAACGGTAggtgtttttgtattttttgtcgAGGTGATTACTGGTTTGTGATTTTTGAGAAGACAGTTAGGCATTCTTCAAGGCGTTCTCAGTATACAGTTTTGTGTACGTGTAAAGTATCAAGTTGACCATAGTACCAGTCTCAAATTTATGTAAGTAGTGTAAGTGCAGATACTGTGAATATGTAGACAACTTGATTACAACCTTATCTCGGTTCAATGTTCAGATAAGGTATACCTATTTGAAGCACCTATACTTATTAGATGTGACATAGTATCAATACAGGCTGACACTAGAAAAACTGACAACTACAGTggcgtaataatttttttcaatatatttcacTAATTAGCGTGCGTTCATTATATACTAAGATAATGCTATGATGCCGTGAGAAATTTTAAGTtacggtttgaatttttagaagaagtgaaggaaaagaaatagaatttatatttataaggGGGTCCCCTTGTTGAAACCCCGATCAAAGGTACTACTAATTTCCTACTATTCTACAAACTATTGTAGAATAGGAGTCGAAAACACGATAGAACAAAATagaatatgataaaaaaaatctcaaatttgCTCAGGGATTTTAATCCAGGGTGTGATTAATTTTGCGGAATGGACCAAATGCAGATCGAGACTGTTGGTGAACAGATTTGAGCAGCCTTCGGGTCACTTTAACTGCACTTGACGTACGACTTCACCAACTGTCTTTAGTTTTTAATCACGGTGTACCTATTTTAGAAAAAACTCAACAACTTACGATATTGAATATTGTTTCTGACAAGTGACAACATTTTCACTTCGACACATCACtggttaatttttaaatatatttaatgaAGGCGTTACCACTgcaatgttttttcttttctaacgAAAGGACAAAGTGTTGGGTGGCGAAGTAGCATCGTGGGGAGAATACGTCGATAGCGGATCTCTGGACCCAAGACTTTGGCCACGCACAGCTGCAGTCGCGGAACGACTTTGGAGTAATCCAATCCGCATGTCGACCGCCAAAGTGGAACCCCGACTTCACGGACATAGGGACCGTCTGACGATCCGAGGTATTAATTCGGATGCTATGGCACCCGAATGGTGCGCGCAGCATGATGCAGAGTGCCAATGAAACATTAAGATGCCGGAAATAAAGTCGACAATGAATATTGCGAGCCAAAGTGTGGGCGTGAAGAGAGCAACATGGCGTCACACTGAACAATCAGCTGATTGTTTCAGCCCCAGTTTAAGCTGAATTGCACGAATATTGGTTAACAGAAAACTCCGTGCTAGCACTTGCACTTTTCTTTCGACACATTGGGTTggtaaatacataaataaatgcGTTATAAAGTGACTTTTACTATCAAACCCACCCAGGTTCGCCGTTAGGTGATTTTCTGCCGTCAAATGGCGTCTACAAATATTTTGTATGCTAGTAAATCATATCCGTAAgtcaaaaatgaggaaattgCTGGACCAACAATCGATCTACATGATTCGTTAATGTATTGGCACTGCAAGCAGGGAAATTTGcattaattcaatttcattttttgacatGTACGAGATTAATCCAATACTGTGATGTATGTATGAAGGTTCTGTGTTTTCAGAATACAGCCCTTTATGttcattttcataaatatacaatatacttTACAGATTCTGTGTTTACAGAAATCAATCCTTCGTGTTTATTTTATAGATAGATCATTGTGTCGTATACTTTGAATGATTTCCGGCTAGATAAATCACCTACGTAAAGTATACGGTTTGAAGTTCAATTCAAAATCTGTACCTGTttgatcattttatttcatgacATCGCGATAAAGAATCTACGCCGATGTCTCAGAttggctttataattttttgtatgaaaGTACACGACGAAAAACgtaatcacaatttttttcagaatttttcgtctcTCAACATTTGAAGTATGATATGATCAGAAAAGTCTTCTAAAATGTAACCAAACTTTTGACATCTATTTGAAAATGGAgatttcataaattcaaataataaatcagaaaaattaagtacaaaaaattattattggatTGCATTTTTGACATAAGAATGAACATAAAACCTAATTATATTATCTCTCTCCATAGATATTTTTCGGCCCACATCACAATGAACTTTTATGTTCATTCTTATGTCAAAAATGCaatccaataataataatttttttatccttaatcatttttcttattcatcttTTGAAGTTATGAAACCGCCATCTTCTTTCTAGTAGGTATCAAAActttcattatattttataagatctttctgaatattttcagataatagagagtgatttttttcaagttttcaaaccATACTTGAGATACGCTggcgtgaaaaattgtgaaaaaaattgattgaatttttcgtcatgtactttcatacaaaaaattataaacccAATTTCAGACATCGGCGTAGAATTTTGATCGTGATGTAATGAAATGCCTCATATACAAATTCAATGTTTATCAGTTTCTACGATAAGCATCGCTACTTGTGATGGATCCAGAGTGGTGCAATCGAATCGACGTTTTGTTCCACTGATAAAAGAGTTACACTCAACTCTTATTTATCTATACCTGCGATTCGCGGGTATgctcgaaatattttattatggattgACCTGAGGTATTTGAATTGAATATCAACATACTAGATGGATACGTATAACTACAGAAGCTACAAGTTTTCGTTCTGTAAAGATCAGTGAATAACAGCCTAATTTACTTGTTAAGATttgtaaatttc
This is a stretch of genomic DNA from Neodiprion fabricii isolate iyNeoFabr1 chromosome 2, iyNeoFabr1.1, whole genome shotgun sequence. It encodes these proteins:
- the LOC124175459 gene encoding chitooligosaccharidolytic beta-N-acetylglucosaminidase, encoding MRCLFYWMLVTVSLIEVNARLQKTFYRSFKCQDRKCSRTLRPLAEPPRIGISLEVLEEHSTLAACRLVCDPFAALWPIPTGLTTLGNKYTEIHPSQFKFVTSAIPEGVKSFVDEVTGIFTHNLQSFCDSEYLAKNGTSIAVTLSVNSSDLTLDWLTLESYSLDLRFDDSGSKGEARLTAQTVYGLRHGLETLLQLTAPVIMQGGIRGLVIITSANIKDAPEFVHRGLTLDTSRNFVTVPDILRTIDGLSSCKMNVLHWHVTDSQSFPIEIKRVPAMTQYGAYSQAKIYSTEDVKLILKYGKARGVRVIPELDMPAHSGAGWEWGEEAGLGRLGVCIGSQPWQEFCIQPPCGQLNPTNANLYNVLREIYKDIIDLWGPSEIFHMGGDEVFIPCWNSTKEITDAMLSRGLGQEVDDFLQLWSEFQASLLNVVNEERGKAGGRNVSTILWSSYLTSPEVIEKYLDKNRYVIQTWVESSSPIPRQLLNLGYQIIVSTKNTWYLDHGFWGNTKYHTWRDVYKNRIPKTDKVLGGEVASWGEYVDSGSLDPRLWPRTAAVAERLWSNPIRMSTAKVEPRLHGHRDRLTIRGINSDAMAPEWCAQHDAECQ